The proteins below are encoded in one region of Sminthopsis crassicaudata isolate SCR6 chromosome 1, ASM4859323v1, whole genome shotgun sequence:
- the CTXN1 gene encoding cortexin-1, protein MSSAWTPDYEALSPAGAPGPGGAGGAAGLDAEQRTVFAFVLFLLLFLVLLMVRCVRILLDPYSRMPASSWTDHKEALERGQFDYALV, encoded by the coding sequence ATGAGCTCCGCCTGGACTCCAGACTACGAGGCGCTGTCCCCGGCAGGGGCTCCGGGGCCGGGTGGGGCCGGGGGGGCCGCGGGGCTGGACGCCGAGCAGCGAACGGTCTTCGCCTTTGTTCTCTTTCTGCTGCTGTTCCTGGTGCTGCTCATGGTGCGCTGCGTCCGCATCCTCCTGGACCCCTACAGCCGCATGCCTGCCTCGAGCTGGACCGACCACAAGGAGGCACTAGAGAGGGGCCAGTTCGACTATGCGTTGGTGTGA